One Cucurbita pepo subsp. pepo cultivar mu-cu-16 chromosome LG11, ASM280686v2, whole genome shotgun sequence DNA window includes the following coding sequences:
- the LOC111805177 gene encoding translocase of chloroplast 90, chloroplastic-like: MKGVRNWLFSQLLSKSVVSSRPLLGSDSFFGEENKEHVDEDQDGEVAQATTIVPPTAPHTSDSGGSLENQEDLALEQSQHSSNRVKVDVLTMIEDLQVQFFRLLQRIGQTSNNLLVEKVLYRIHLATLIQVGESDLKRVNLERGKAREKAAEQEAAGIPESSFTFRVLVLGKTGVGKSATINSLFDQAKTATDAFQPATDRIQEIVGTINGIKVSFIDTPGLSQSSSGNMKRNKKILFSVKRYIRKSPPDIVLYFERLDLINKNHADYFLMKLINEVFGPAIWFNTILVLTHCSSALPEGPDGYPVSFESYVSHCSELLQQNIHQALSDPRLENPVLLVENHPQCKKNIMGEKVLPNGQAWRSHFLLLCICYKVLGSINTLLKFQNCIELGPLAANTRLPSLPHLLSSILRRRNTTSPSDVDYDIEAILIRDNEEDEYDDLPSIRILTKSQFEKLSNSQKKEYLDELEYRETLYLKKQLREEYQRRKEIKLLKHRDSEHNDNNGDLQASPEAEAVLLPDMAVPPSFDSDCPVHRYRCIAVDDQWIVRPVLDPQGWDHDVGFDGINLETAMEMNKNVFTSVTGQVSKDKRFFNIQSECAASYMDSRGSSYTLGLDVQSSGTDRIYTVHSNAKLGNIKHSHPGIGLSLISFKRNCYYGVKLEDTISIGKRVKLVANGGRIEGAGQMAYGGSIVATLRGEDYPVRNDHLSLTMTVLSFDKETILSGNVESEFRLSRSMRLSVNANLNTRKMGQICIKTSSCEHLQIALISGFTILRALLRRKEIETM, encoded by the exons ATGAAGGGTGTTAGAAACTGGTTGTTTTCTCAATTATTATCCAAGTCAGTGGTTTCATCAAGACCATTACTGGGGAGTGACAGTTTCTTTGGTGAGGAAAATAAAGAACACGTGGATGAAGACCAAGATGGTGAAG TTGCTCAAGCAACCACTATTGTACCGCCCACTGCCCCTCATACATCAGACTCTGGCGGTAGTTTGGAGAATCAAGAAGATTTGGCCCTGGAACAGTCTCAACATAGCTCTAACAGGGTAAAGGTGGATGTGTTGACAATGATTGAGGACCTCCAAGTTCAGTTCTTTCGACTTCTGCAGAGAATCGGGCAGACATCGAACAATTTGCTAGTGGAAAAGGTCCTGTATCGAATACATCTAGCAACTTTGATACAGGTAGGAGAATCCGACCTCAAAAGAGTAAATCTTGAAAGAGGCAAAGCCAGAGAAAAAGCAGCTGAACAAGAAGCAGCTGGGATACCAGAATCAAGCTTCACATTTAGAGTACTTGTATTGGGAAAAACAGGAGTTGGCAAGAGTGCTACAATAAACTCCCTCTTTGATCAAGCAAAAACTGCAACTGATGCATTTCAACCTGCAACCGATCGTATTCAGGAGATTGTGGGAACGATCAATGGGATTAAAGTATCCTTCATTGATACCCCCGGTCTTTCCCAATCGTCCTCGGGAAATATGaagagaaataagaaaatcttGTTTTCTGTGAAGAGATATATAAGGAAATCCCCACCAGATATTGTTTTGTACTTTGAGCGCCTTGACCTCATAAACAAGAATCATGCTGACTACTTTTTAATGAAGCTAATAAATGAGGTCTTTGGTCCTGCAATTTGGTTCAACACCATCCTAGTCTTGACACATTGTTCCTCAGCTCTTCCAGAAGGACCTGATGGATATCCTGTCTCCTTCGAATCATATGTGTCCCATTGCTCAGAGCTTTTGCAGCAAAATATACATCAGGCATTGTCGGACCCAAGACTTGAAAATCCCGTTCTCTTGGTCGAGAACCATCCTCAgtgtaagaaaaatattatggGAGAAAAAGTTCTTCCAAATGGGCAGGCCTGGAGATCACATTTCTTGTTGTTGTGCATTTGTTATAAAGTTTTGGGCAGCATTAATACCctattgaaatttcaaaattgcaTTGAGCTAGGGCCATTAGCTGCTAATACCCGGCTGCCTTCACTTCCCCACTTACTCTCATCTATTTTACGGCGCCGAAATACGACAAGTCCATCAGATGTAGACTATGACATTGAAGCTATTCTAATCAGGgacaatgaagaagatgagtacGATGATCTACCTTCGATTCGCATTCTGACAAAATCCCAATTCGAGAAGCTGTCGAACTCACAGAAAAAGGAATACCTGGATGAGCTGGAATACAGGGAAACTCTATATTTAAAGAAACAGCTAAGAGAAGAGTATCAAAGGAGGAAGGAAATCAAGCTTTTAAAACATAGAGACTCGGAACACAATGATAATAATGGTGATTTGCAGGCATCGCCCGAGGCGGAAGCTGTTCTGCTTCCAGATATGGCTGTCCCACCCAGTTTCGACTCAGATTGTCCTGTTCATAGATATCGTTGCATCGCAGTAGATGAtcagtggattgtgagacctgTTCTTGACCCACAAGGATGGGATCATGATGTAGGCTTCGATGGGATAAATCTCGAAACAGCGATGGAGatgaacaaaaatgtttttacCTCAGTCACTGGGCAGGTGAGTAAAGATAAGCGTTTCTTTAACATTCAATCTGAGTGTGCTGCCTCTTACATGGATTCTAGGGGATCTTCTTATACTTTAGGTCTAGATGTTCAATCTTCTGGTACAGATAGGATATACACTGTTCATAGTAATGCTAAGCTGGGGAACATTAAGCACAGCCATCCTGGAATTGGACTTTCTCTGATATCTTTCAAGAGAAATTGCTATTATGGTGTGAAGCTTGAAGATACCATATCGATAGGTAAGCGAGTGAAGCTCGTAGCCAATGGCGGTCGTATAGAAGGAGCAGGACAAATGGCATATGGTGGAAGCATAGTAGCTACTTTAAGAGGTGAAGACTACCCAGTGAGGAATGACCATCTCAGTCTAACGATGACCGTCCTCTCTTTCGACAAGGAAACCATCCTGAGCGGGAATGTAGAGTCTGAGTTTCGGCTTAGCCGAAGCATGAGACTGTCGGTTAACGCCAACTTAAATACACGTAAAATGGGTCAGATCTGCATAAAAACAAGTAGCTGTGAGCATTTGCA